Proteins from one Triticum aestivum cultivar Chinese Spring chromosome 7A, IWGSC CS RefSeq v2.1, whole genome shotgun sequence genomic window:
- the LOC123147058 gene encoding BURP domain-containing protein 11, which translates to MSYGADGHENRKEISVTYGSKDQEIRKEASGSYGLKGERDLKEISVSYGVDGQEILKEGSTSHEENSKEVSMSYGSVEEKDEQADVLNQVKGEGSHHVHAHSYKNKKEADVFFFHDMLRPGSLITPTIPPTASMPALLSGDVADSIPFSTEHLSDIITMFAPASLTMTREIRWTLDTCEHPRTLPGQKAGCATSLESLVELPASLLGRGNVRAFSAVDLPMDGPGTPALRGRYNVTAARKLSGSSSEVVTCHDLTYPYSVYYCHTSRPTSAYMVTLASVEEGASPTTMEVMAVCHLDTSLWSPKNSFFELHNVRPGDVAVCHFLTKLSIIWVTVDEHADAR; encoded by the exons ATGTCTTATGGTGCAGACGGCCATGAAAATCGAAAGGAAATATCGGTAACATATGGATCAAAGGACCAAGAAATTCGCAAGGAAGCATCAGGATCCTACGGGTTAAAAGGtgaaagggatttaaaagaaatctCAGTGTCTTATGGTGTAGACGGCCAGGAGATTCTAAAGGAAGGCTCCACATCACACGAAGAAAATTCAAAGGAAGTCAGTATGTCATATGGGTCAGTTGAAGAGAAAGATGAACAAGCCGACGTTCTGAATCAAG TAAAAGGAGAGGGGAGCCACCATGTTCACGCTCACAGCTACAAGAACAAGAAAGAGGCGGATGTCTTTTTCTTCCACGACATGTTGAGGCCAGGGTCCTTGATCACTCCGACCATCCCGCCGACCGCCTCCATGCCGGCGCTTCTCTCCGGTGACGTCGCCGACTCCATCCCATTCTCCACGGAACACCTCTCCGACATCATCACGATGTTCGCGCCGGCGTCACTCACGATGACCAGAGAGATACGGTGGACGCTGGACACTTGCGAGCACCCACGAACGCTCCCCGGCCAGAAAGCAGGCTGCGCCACCTCCTTGGAGTCCCTCGTCGAGCTGCCGGCGTCCCTCCTTGGGAGGGGCAACGTCCGTGCGTTCTCCGCCGTGGATCTGCCCATGGATGGCCCGGGGACACCGGCGCTTAGGGGGAGGTACAACGTGACGGCTGCACGGAAGCTCTCCGGTTCATCATCTGAGGTCGTGACCTGCCATGACCTGACCTACCCGTACTCAGTGTACTACTGCCACACGTCCAGGCCTACGTCTGCGTACATGGTGACGCTGGCGAGTGTGGAGGAGGGTGCATCTCCGACGACGATGGAGGTCATGGCCGTGTGCCACCTTGACACGTCATTGTGGAGCCCGAAGAACTCGTTCTTTGAGCTGCACAACGTTAGGCCAGGTGATGTGGCAGTGTGCCACTTCCTCACTAAGCTGAGCATCATCTGGGTGACCGTGGATGAGCATGCCGACGCACGGTAG
- the LOC123149692 gene encoding uncharacterized protein — protein MDLFLLLVSLILIVGGQGNQHASSADAAKMTLTNMQTQTAYWEAALPGIPIPPAISDLLAQPKGQQKIGPNYERVNSEGGHRDNHVHIISQVKDDLKEAHGSHGEESRKKVMMTHEPIIGKDLRRQPLSHVLQANNYVEEKNAAHRTKIEENLNEISVPYGSESDNNFKKVSLNLKKILAAYTTLKDENLKEISVSYGSKVGEAHEKVSGSYRLEGENNSKEISLSYGINSDDTPKEELAHEENVKEISVSYGLEGTKCLKKVALNLKKILAAYTPWKDGNLKEISVSYGSKGQKISKEASGISGLKGQKDLKEISVSYGVDDRENLKEISVSYRSKDQETLKEHSGSYELEGEKELKEISVSYGADGHENRKEISVTYGSKDQEIRKEASGSYGLKGERDLKEISVSYGVDGQEILKEGSTSHEENSKEVSMSYGSVEEKDEQADVLNQVKGEGSHHVHAHSYKNKKEADVFFFHDMLRPGSLITPTIPPTASMPALLSGDVADSIPFSTEHLSDIITMFAPASLTMTREIRWTLDTCEHPRTLPGQKAGCATSLESLVELPASLLGRGNVRAFSAVDLPMDGPGTPALRGRYNVTAARKLSGSSSEVVTCHDLTYPYSVYYCHTSRPTSAYMVTLASVEEGASPTTMEVMAVCHLDTSLWSPKNSFFELHNVRPGDVAVCHFLTKLSIIWVTVDEHADAR, from the exons ATGGATTTGTTTCTGCTACTCGTCTCATTGATTTTG ATTGTCGGAGGACAAGGTAACCAGCATGCTAgttctgccgatgcggccaagATGACGCTGACAAACATGCAGACACAGACGGCATATTGGGAGGCCGCGCTTCCAGGAATTCCCATTCCCCCGGCAATCAGCGACCTGTTAGCCCAACCaaaag GGCAGCAAAAAATTGGACCAAACTATGAAAGAGTCAACTCAGAAGGTGGTCACAGGGACAACCATGTTCATATCATATCACAGGTTAAAGATGATTTAAAAGAGGCCCATGGTTCTCATGGTGAAGAGAGTAGAAAGAAGGTCATGATGACACATGAGCCAATAATTGGTAAGGATCTGAGGAGACAACCATTGTCACATGTGTTACAAGCTAATAATTATGTGGAAGAAAAAAATGCTGCGCATAGAACAAAAATCGAAGAAAATCTGAATGAAATATCAGTGCCATATGGGTCAGAGAGTGACAACAATTTTAAGAAAGTTTCATTAAATTTGAAGAAGATCCTTGCAGCATATACAACACTGAAAGATGAAAACCTTAAGGAAATATCAGTGTCATATGGATCAAAAGTTGGAGAAGCCCACGAAAAAGTTTCAGGGTCATATAGGTTAGAAGGTGAaaataattcaaaagaaatatCTCTGTCTTATGGTATAAACAGCGATGATACTCCAAAGGAAGAATTGGCACATGAAGAAAATGTAAAGGAAATCTCAGTGTCATATGGGTTAGAAGGTACAAAGTGTTTAAAGAAAGTTGCACTAAATTTAAAGAAGATCCTTGCAGCCTACACACCTTGGAAAGATGGAAATCTAAAGGAAATATCTGTGTCATATGGATCAAAAGGCCAAAAGATTTCAAAGGAAGCATCAGGAATATCTGGGTTAAAAGGTCAAAAGGATTTAAAAGAAATCTCAGTGTCTTATGGTGTTGATGACCGTGAAAATCTGAAGGAAATATCTGTGTCATACAGATCAAAAGATCAAGAAACTCTGAAGGAACACTCAGGATCATATGAGTTAGAAGGTGAAAAGGAGTTAAAAGAAATCTCAGTGTCTTATGGTGCAGACGGCCATGAAAATCGAAAGGAAATATCGGTAACATATGGATCAAAGGACCAAGAAATTCGCAAGGAAGCATCAGGATCCTACGGGTTAAAAGGtgaaagggatttaaaagaaatctCGGTGTCTTATGGTGTAGACGGCCAGGAGATTCTAAAGGAAGGCTCCACATCACACGAAGAAAATTCAAAGGAAGTCAGTATGTCATATGGGTCAGTTGAAGAGAAAGATGAACAAGCCGACGTTCTGAATCAAG TAAAAGGAGAGGGGAGCCACCATGTTCACGCTCACAGCTACAAGAACAAGAAAGAGGCGGATGTCTTTTTCTTCCACGACATGTTGAGGCCAGGGTCCTTGATCACTCCGACCATCCCGCCGACCGCCTCCATGCCGGCGCTTCTCTCCGGTGACGTCGCCGACTCCATCCCATTCTCCACGGAACACCTCTCCGACATCATCACGATGTTCGCGCCGGCGTCACTCACGATGACCAGAGAGATACGGTGGACGCTGGACACTTGCGAGCACCCACGAACGCTCCCCGGCCAGAAAGCAGGCTGCGCCACCTCCTTGGAGTCCCTCGTCGAGCTGCCGGCGTCCCTCCTTGGGAGGGGCAACGTCCGTGCGTTCTCCGCCGTGGATCTGCCCATGGATGGCCCGGGGACACCGGCGCTTAGGGGGAGGTACAACGTGACGGCTGCACGGAAGCTCTCCGGTTCATCATCTGAGGTCGTGACCTGCCATGACCTGACCTACCCGTACTCAGTGTACTACTGCCACACGTCCAGGCCTACGTCTGCGTACATGGTGACGCTGGCGAGTGTGGAGGAGGGTGCATCTCCGACGACGATGGAGGTCATGGCCGTGTGCCACCTTGACACGTCATTGTGGAGCCCGAAGAACTCGTTCTTTGAGCTGCACAACGTTAGGCCAGGTGATGTGGCAGTGTGCCACTTCCTCACTAAGCTGAGCATCATCTGGGTGACCGTGGATGAGCATGCCGACGCACGGTAG